A stretch of Octopus bimaculoides isolate UCB-OBI-ISO-001 chromosome 23, ASM119413v2, whole genome shotgun sequence DNA encodes these proteins:
- the LOC106882408 gene encoding uncharacterized protein LOC106882408, with translation MHPALFVQAVGKLVMEDLGTSNSSHNFSSHHAFFVKDCASNKSFMVDTGFSCSIWPLCLTSDKPKKSAINLHTVNLSLIKTYGQVSLNPDLNLQRDFRWVFVIADLPYPILGVDFLNHFHLLVDVRQQSLMDDSTSLFTPAQVTTKAVFSPSFFVTTAGDQFHSLSASFPEVVDLTFKSVKVTHLTRHYITTSGPAVFLRPQ, from the coding sequence ATGCATCCAGCACTATTTGTTCAAGCTGTCGGGAAACTAGTTATGGAAGATTTGGGCACGTCAAATTCTTCCCACAATTTTTCATCTCATCATGCATTCTTTGTTAAGGATTGTGCATCTAACAAATCGTTCATGGTTGACACTGGATTCAGCTGTTCTATTTGGCCTTTGTGTCTTACTTCAGACAAGCCGAAGAAATCTGCCATTAACCTGCACACGGTGAATCTATCCCTGATAAAAACTTACGGTCAGGTCTCATTAAACCCAGATCTCAACCTTCAAAGGGATTTTAGGTGGGTTTTTGTTATAGCAGATCTACCATACCCCATTCTGGGCGTGGACTTCTTAAACCACTTTCACTTGTTAGTAGATGTCAGGCAACAGAGCCTCATGGACGATTCTACGTCTTTGTTTACACCTGCTCAGGTTACTACTAAAGCTGTTTTCAGCCCGTCATTTTTTGTCACCACTGCTGGTGACCAGTTCCACTCCCTTTCAGCTTCTTTCCCAGAGGTGGTAGATCTGACTTTCAAATCAGTCAAAGTCACACACTTAACTCGCCATTATATCACTACTTCTGGACCAGCTGTCTTTTTGCGTCCACAGTGA